In Parasteatoda tepidariorum isolate YZ-2023 chromosome 2, CAS_Ptep_4.0, whole genome shotgun sequence, one DNA window encodes the following:
- the LOC107452720 gene encoding NADPH:adrenodoxin oxidoreductase, mitochondrial isoform X1, protein MLKSKLFFNLYTKSLQHQFFSSAPKKKICIIGSGPAGFYTAQNLLKSEVVEVDIFEKLPAPYGLIRYGVAPDHPEIKNVITSFNKVAEYKYCNFYGNVNIGQDITIEELSKAYHGIVLAYGADSERQLNIPGEDSKNVLSSNEFVAWYNGHPNFVNLNLNLDCENAVVIGHGNVAIDVARILLLDIDVLMKTDIAEHALEALNKSRVKKVTMVGRRGPLQVSFTTKEFRELAKLSYCRSVMNLEDFVGIPDIIPSLKRPLKRLTELVWTTANQEQDKSLNKSWELKFYRNPKVTLPDSEGRVENVVFGINKLKELDLTKPPEIFDTGEEENLSAGIVIKSIGYKSSPIDPSVPFDPKRCIVPNKKGKVLNKNGLYCSGWIKTGPKGVILPTMHSSYETVDVILDDIDKGEMNADLPMDRNDVLDLLKKRGVKYVTFEYWKKINQIEEERGMAKGKPRIKICNVDEMLKIANLT, encoded by the exons ATGCTAAAATCtaagttgttttttaatttatacacgAAAAGTCTTCAGCATCAGTTTTTCTCTTCAgcaccaaaaaagaaaatttgtatcATTGGAAGTGGACCTGCAGGATTTTATACTgctcaaaatttattgaaa AGTGAAGTTGTTGAggttgatatttttgaaaaacttcctGCTCCGTATGGCCTGATAAGATACGGAGTTGCTCCTGATCATCctgaaattaaa aatgttaTAACATCATTTAACAAAGTTGCTGAATAcaagtactgtaatttttatggaaatgtCAACATTGGTCAAGATATAACTATAGAAGAACTTTCAAAAGCATATCATGGCATTGTTCTA gCTTATGGAGCTGATTCTGAAAGACAATTAAATATTCCTGGGGAA gactccaaaaatgttttatccTCAAATGAATTTGTTGCTTGGTACAATGGTCATCCTAACTTTgtgaatctaaatttaaatttagattgtgAAAATGCAGTAGTCATTGGGCATGGAAACGTAGCCATTGATGTTGCACGAATTCTTCTTCTAGACATTGATGTTCTAATG aaaactgacATTGCAGAACATGCTTTAGAAGCTTTAAATAAGAGCAGAGTTAAAAAAGTTACTATGGTTGGTCGAAGAGGACCTCTTCAAGTTTCTTTCACCACTAAAGAATTCAGGGAACTTGCCAAATTGTCCTATTGTAGAAGCGTTATGAATTTAGAAGATTTTGTTGGTATACCTGATATAATACCCT ctttaaaaagACCTCTTAAAAGACTAACAGAATTAGTATGGACGACGGCTAATCAAGAGCAAGACAAAAGTCTAAATAAATCATGGGAGctgaaattttatagaaatccTAAAGTTACCTTACCTGACTCGGAAGGTAGAGTTGAAAATGTTGtgtttggaataaataaattaaaggaacta gaTCTAACGAAACCACCTGAAATCTTTGATACAggtgaagaagaaaatttaagtgctggtatt GTTATTAAAAGTATTGGATATAAAAGTTCACCAATAGACCCATCTGTTCCTTTTGATCCTAAAAGATGTATAGTTCCTAATAAGAAAGGAAAAGTCCTcaataaaaatg gTCTGTACTGCAGTGGCTGGATTAAAACAGGTCCAAAAGGAGTGATTTTACCAACTATGCACTCAAGTTATGAGACAGTAGATGTTATATTAGACGATATTGATAAGGGAGAAATGAATGCAGATTTACCAATGGATAGAAATGATGTACTAgatcttcttaaaaaaagag gtgttaaatatgtaacatttgaatattggaaaaaaattaatcaaattgaagaagaaagaGGAATGGCTAAGGGGAAAccaagaataaaaatatgcaatgttGATGAAATGTTAAAGATTGCAAATTTAACTTAG
- the LOC107452720 gene encoding NADPH:adrenodoxin oxidoreductase, mitochondrial isoform X2: MLKSKLFFNLYTKSLQHQFFSSAPKKKICIIGSGPAGFYTAQNLLKSEVVEVDIFEKLPAPYGLIRYGVAPDHPEIKNVITSFNKVAEYKYCNFYGNVNIGQDITIEELSKAYHGIVLAYGADSERQLNIPGEDSKNVLSSNEFVAWYNGHPNFVNLNLNLDCENAVVIGHGNVAIDVARILLLDIDVLMKTDIAEHALEALNKSRVKKVTMVGRRGPLQVSFTTKEFRELAKLSYCRSVMNLEDFVGIPDIIPSLKRPLKRLTELVWTTANQEQDKSLNKSWELKFYRNPKVTLPDSEGRVENVVFGINKLKELDLTKPPEIFDTGEEENLSAGIVIKSIGYKSSPIDPSVPFDPKRCIVPNKKGKVLNKNGLYCSGWIKTGPKGVILPTMHSSYETVDVILDDIDKGEMNADLPMDRNDVLDLLKKRGVKYVTFEYWKKINQIEEERGMAKGKPRIKICNVDEMLKIANLT, encoded by the exons ATGCTAAAATCtaagttgttttttaatttatacacgAAAAGTCTTCAGCATCAGTTTTTCTCTTCAgcaccaaaaaagaaaatttgtatcATTGGAAGTGGACCTGCAGGATTTTATACTgctcaaaatttattgaaa AGTGAAGTTGTTGAggttgatatttttgaaaaacttcctGCTCCGTATGGCCTGATAAGATACGGAGTTGCTCCTGATCATCctgaaattaaa aatgttaTAACATCATTTAACAAAGTTGCTGAATAcaagtactgtaatttttatggaaatgtCAACATTGGTCAAGATATAACTATAGAAGAACTTTCAAAAGCATATCATGGCATTGTTCTA gCTTATGGAGCTGATTCTGAAAGACAATTAAATATTCCTGGGGAA gactccaaaaatgttttatccTCAAATGAATTTGTTGCTTGGTACAATGGTCATCCTAACTTTgtgaatctaaatttaaatttagattgtgAAAATGCAGTAGTCATTGGGCATGGAAACGTAGCCATTGATGTTGCACGAATTCTTCTTCTAGACATTGATGTTCTAATG aaaactgacATTGCAGAACATGCTTTAGAAGCTTTAAATAAGAGCAGAGTTAAAAAAGTTACTATGGTTGGTCGAAGAGGACCTCTTCAAGTTTCTTTCACCACTAAAGAATTCAGGGAACTTGCCAAATTGTCCTATTGTAGAAGCGTTATGAATTTAGAAGATTTTGTTGGTATACCTGATATAATACCCT ctttaaaaagACCTCTTAAAAGACTAACAGAATTAGTATGGACGACGGCTAATCAAGAGCAAGACAAAAGTCTAAATAAATCATGGGAGctgaaattttatagaaatccTAAAGTTACCTTACCTGACTCGGAAGGTAGAGTTGAAAATGTTGtgtttggaataaataaattaaaggaacta gaTCTAACGAAACCACCTGAAATCTTTGATACAggtgaagaagaaaatttaagtgctggtatt GTTATTAAAAGTATTGGATATAAAAGCTCACCAATAGACCCATCTGTTCCTTTTGATCCTAAAAGATGTATAGTTCCTAATAAGAAAGGAAAAGTCCttaataaaaatg gTCTGTACTGCAGTGGCTGGATTAAAACAGGTCCAAAAGGAGTGATTTTACCAACTATGCACTCAAGTTATGAGACAGTAGATGTTATATTAGACGATATTGATAAGGGAGAAATGAATGCAGATTTACCAATGGATAGAAATGATGTACTAgatcttcttaaaaaaagag gtgttaaatatgtaacatttgaatattggaaaaaaattaatcaaattgaagaagaaagaGGAATGGCTAAGGGGAAAccaagaataaaaatatgcaatgttGATGAAATGTTAAAGATTGCAAATTTAACTTAG